A region from the Medicago truncatula cultivar Jemalong A17 chromosome 6, MtrunA17r5.0-ANR, whole genome shotgun sequence genome encodes:
- the LOC25495870 gene encoding myb-related protein 2, which yields MYYHHHHQQQQQARNMHALRMHMQGGGNGSSDSGLVLSTDAKPRLKWTPDLHERFIEAVNQLGGADKATPKTVLKLMGIPGLTLYHLKSHLQKYRISRSMNGQTNTGSSKIAPTSEVVTSRMSESSGIHMKDLNIGLQTNKNSDINEALNMQIEVQRRLHEQLEVQRHLQLRIEAQGKYLQSVLEKAKETLGRQNLGAMGLDAAKVQLSELASRVSTENLDSKFSELKEMNVLWAQQTQEGETIDYSMGSFLTNSEDSQRDQEIHNKSMNFRAYNGTLCEEVKENMMFLSSSNDKVLKGSDEVPERTSSLLSMNIGVHEEENFWRRNISKEDLEGEEWKRRKSIDTSGVQLKLNSDKISQDYRLANFDMKLDLNSHDDNGASSHSQKFDLNGFSWNC from the exons ATGTactaccatcatcatcatcagcagCAGCAACAAGCAAGGAACATGCATGCTTTGAGGATGCACATGCAAGGAGGAGGAAATGGAAGTTCAGATTCAGGACTTGTTCTTTCAACTGATGCTAAGCCAAGACTAAAATGGACACCAGATCTTCATGAACGTTTCATTGAAGCAGTCAATCAACTTGGTGGAGCAGATA AAGCTACACCAAAAACAGTTTTGAAACTTATGGGAATTCCTGGACTTACATTATACCATTTAAAGAGTCACCTACAG AAATACAGGATCAGTAGAAGCATGAATGGACAAACAAATACTGGCAGCAGTAAAATTG CACCAACTTCAGAAGTAGTGACAAGCAGAATGTCAGAATCAAGTGGAATTCATATGAAAGATTTAAACATAGGACTCCAAACAAACAA AAATTCAGATATAAATGAAGCATTAAATATGCAAATTGAAGTGCAAAGAAGATTACATGAGCAGCTTGAG GTACAACGACACTTACAACTACGGATAGAGGCTCAAGGGAAGTACCTTCAATCAGTGCTTGAAAAAGCTAAGGAAACACTAGGAAGACAAAATTTAGGAGCTATGGGACTTGATGCTGCAAAGGTTCAACTATCTGAATTAGCATCAAGAGTATCCACTGAAAACCTTGATTCCAAATTTTCAGAACTAAAAGAAATGAATGTACTTTGGGCTCAACAAACACAAGAAGGTGAGACCATTGATTATTCAATGGGGAGTTTCTTAACCAATAGTGAGGACTCTCAAAGAGACCAAGAAATACATAACAAGAGCATGAATTTTAGAGCATATAATGGCACATTGTGTGAAGAAGTGAAGGAGAATATGATGTTTCTTTCCTCATCAAATGATAAAGTACTAAAGG gatcggaTGAAGTACCAGAAAGGACGTCAAGCCTCTTGTCTATGAATATAGgagttcatgaagaagaaaactTTTGGCGGAGAAATATTTCAAAGGAAGATTTAGAGGGTGAAGaatggaaaagaagaaaaagtattGACACTAGTGGAGTGCAACTTAAACTTAATAGTGACAAAATTTCTCAAGATTATAGACTAGCAAACTTTGATATGAAATTAGACTTGAATTCCCATGATGACAATGGTGCTTCTTCTCACAGCCAAAAATTTGACTTGAATGGTTTCAGCTGGAATTGCTAG